The following coding sequences lie in one Meles meles chromosome X, mMelMel3.1 paternal haplotype, whole genome shotgun sequence genomic window:
- the CITED1 gene encoding cbp/p300-interacting transactivator 1 isoform X1: MEPSAQKLQLTASSPTNLSNFCQGSEMPTMSRPALDVKGGTSPVKEDANPEMSSLAYSNLGAKDRKAVAILHYPGVASNGSKASGAPTSSSGSPSPIGSPTATPPIKPPPFNLHPAPHLLASMQLQKLNSQYHGMAAAAATPGQPGEAGPLQNWGFGAQAGGAGSLSPSTGAQSPAIIDSDPVDEEVLMSLVVELGLDRANELPELWLGQNEFDFTADFPSGC; this comes from the exons ATGGAGCCATCCG CACAAAAGCTCCAGCTGACAGCATCATCTCCCACCAATTTATCCAACTTCTGCCAAGGCTCTGAAATGCCAACTATGTCAAGGCCTGCACTCGATGTCAAGGGTGGCACGTCACCTGTGAAGGAG GATGCCAACCCTGAGATGAGCTCGCTGGCTTACTCTAACCTGGGCGCAAAAGACCGCAAAGCAGTGGCCATCCTGCACTACCCTGGGGTAGCCTCGAACGGAAGCAAGGCCAGTGGGGCTCCCACTAGTTCCTCAGGATCGCCATCTCCAATAGGCTCTCCTACTGCCACCCCTCCCATTAAACCCCCACCCTTCAACCTGCACCCCGCCCCACATCTGCTGGCCAGTATGCAGCTGCAGAAACTTAATAGCCAGTATCATGGGATggctgccgccgccgccactCCAGGCCAACCCGGGGAGGCAGGGCCCCTACAAAACTGGGGCTTTGGGGCTCAGGCGGGAGGGGCGGGATCACTCTCTCCTTCTACCGGTGCCCAGAGCCCTGCTATCATTGACTCGGACCCCGTGGATGAGGAGGTGCTGATGTCGCTGGTGGTGGAACTGGGACTGGACCGAGCCAATGAGCTTCCGGAGCTGTGGCTGGGGCAGAATGAGTTTGACTTCACTGCGGActttccctctggctgctga
- the CITED1 gene encoding cbp/p300-interacting transactivator 1 isoform X2, whose protein sequence is MPTMSRPALDVKGGTSPVKEDANPEMSSLAYSNLGAKDRKAVAILHYPGVASNGSKASGAPTSSSGSPSPIGSPTATPPIKPPPFNLHPAPHLLASMQLQKLNSQYHGMAAAAATPGQPGEAGPLQNWGFGAQAGGAGSLSPSTGAQSPAIIDSDPVDEEVLMSLVVELGLDRANELPELWLGQNEFDFTADFPSGC, encoded by the exons ATGCCAACTATGTCAAGGCCTGCACTCGATGTCAAGGGTGGCACGTCACCTGTGAAGGAG GATGCCAACCCTGAGATGAGCTCGCTGGCTTACTCTAACCTGGGCGCAAAAGACCGCAAAGCAGTGGCCATCCTGCACTACCCTGGGGTAGCCTCGAACGGAAGCAAGGCCAGTGGGGCTCCCACTAGTTCCTCAGGATCGCCATCTCCAATAGGCTCTCCTACTGCCACCCCTCCCATTAAACCCCCACCCTTCAACCTGCACCCCGCCCCACATCTGCTGGCCAGTATGCAGCTGCAGAAACTTAATAGCCAGTATCATGGGATggctgccgccgccgccactCCAGGCCAACCCGGGGAGGCAGGGCCCCTACAAAACTGGGGCTTTGGGGCTCAGGCGGGAGGGGCGGGATCACTCTCTCCTTCTACCGGTGCCCAGAGCCCTGCTATCATTGACTCGGACCCCGTGGATGAGGAGGTGCTGATGTCGCTGGTGGTGGAACTGGGACTGGACCGAGCCAATGAGCTTCCGGAGCTGTGGCTGGGGCAGAATGAGTTTGACTTCACTGCGGActttccctctggctgctga